One Pyrenophora tritici-repentis strain M4 chromosome 5, whole genome shotgun sequence DNA window includes the following coding sequences:
- a CDS encoding carbohydrate-binding module family 18 protein: protein MRFATLSVLSLVSGAFAGNCGPQNGNAKCAASECCSQYGWCGTTVDHCDAATCLSPFSGSSSKCKSTPTTMKTSTTKAGTSPATGFPNAVPEIDVCGHAQGGVTCPGAGANGFFYRCCSSAGHCGPKNDLQDQAIYCGDGCQAGYGKCNTMTAPPEPTAPKGTSQAGEECGPIVNKKCATGLCCSGSNFCGTGADFCGADNWCQSRYGKCN from the exons ATGCGTTTCGCTACTCTTTCTGTTCTTTCTCTGGTCTCCGGTGCCTTTGCTGGTAACTGTGGACCTCAGAACGGAAACGCCAAATGTGCTGCATCTGAGTGCT GCTCCCAATACGGCTGGTGCGGAACCACCGTCGACCACTGCGATGCAGCCACCTGCCTGTCCCCCTTCTCCGGCTCCTCATCCAAGTGCAAGTCGACACCCACAACCATGAAGACGTCCACCACAAAGGCCGGCACCTCCCCCGCCACCGGCTTCCCCAACGCCGTCCCCGAAATCGATGTCTGCGGTCACGCCCAAGGCGGTGTCACTTGCCCCGGTGCCGGCGCAAACGGCTTCTTCTACCGCTGCTGCTCCTCCGCCGGCCACTGCGGCCCCAAGAACGACCTCCAGGACCAGGCTATCTACTGTGGCGATGGCTGCCAGGCTGGCTACGGAAAGTGCAACACCATGACTGCGCCTCCTGAGCCCACTGCTCCCAAGGGCACCTCGCAAGCTGGCGAGGAGTGCGGTCCTATTGTCAACAAGAAGTGCGCGACTGGTCTTTGCTGCTCTGGATCCAACTTCTGTGGTACTGGAGCCGACTTCTGTGGCGCCGACAACTGGTGCCAGAGCAGGTACGGAAAGTGCAACTAA
- a CDS encoding Abhydrolase-5 domain containing protein produces MFRSASFFALGALLILALLENVAAASAGCGKTPKLTNGVHTTTINGKQRRWTLRIPNGYDKSRQYRFIFGIHWLNGDMNAVAGGSSPYYGLAALGGDSTIFVAPDGLNRGWANQGGEDITFLNTIRKQVEDDLCINEKLRFSVGFSYGAAMSYSLACSSAQDYRGIAVLSGAQLSGCSGGNAPIAFYGQHGTRDSVLNISAGRQIRDRFVKNNGCQAKNAPEPPANSGRSIKTVYEGCRYPTQWTAFDGDHVALQSFTSGDVWKFFSQFT; encoded by the coding sequence ATGTTTCGATCAGCCTCTTTCTTCGCACTCGGTGCCCTTCTCATCCTAGCTCTACTCGAAAATGTAGCAGCTGCCTCTGCCGGTTGTGGCAAGACGCCGAAGCTAACCAACGGTGTCCATACCACAACCATAAATGGCAAGCAACGCCGTTGGACACTTCGCATTCCCAATGGCTACGACAAGAGCCGTCAATACCGCTTCATCTTTGGTATCCATTGGCTCAATGGTGACATGAATGCCGTTGCTGGAGGCTCATCACCATACTACGGCCTGGCAGCTCTCGGAGGCGACAGCACCATCTTCGTGGCACCCGACGGTCTCAACAGGGGATGGGCAAACCAGGGCGGCGAGGACATTACCTTTTTGAACACCATTAGGAAGCAGGTGGAGGATGATCTCTGTATCAATGAGAAGCTCCGTTTCTCAGTCGGCTTCTCCTACGGTGCTGCCATGTCCTACAGCCTGGCCTGCAGCAGTGCCCAGGACTATCGCGGTATCGCCGTCTTGTCTGGAGCTCAACTCTCTGGTTGCAGTGGAGGAAACGCCCCAATTGCTTTCTACGGCCAGCACGGCACAAGGGACAGCGTCTTGAACATCTCAGCTGGTCGACAGATCCGAGACCGCTTTGTCAAGAACAACGGATGCCAGGCCAAGAATGCGCCAGAGCCTCCCGCCAACAGCGGACGGTCCATCAAGACTGTTTACGAAGGCTGCAGGTACCCTACGCAGTGGACTGCTTTTGATGGGGACCACGTTGCCCTTCAGAGCTTTACATCGGGCGATGTTTGGAAGTTCTTCTCCCAATTCACTTGA
- a CDS encoding Nth, EndoIII-related endonuclease, translating into MARATRSSAAKAETIQTVPEANQKPMQLSSPPPTPERGNARKRKAVKVEDSPKASTSKAPVTPKSTKRAKKSTVKQEDINELPHNLGAIPDLPPQNEERKGKTPAKKSKKPAEPKKEDVDDLLAKATKTTDESPKKKTKAKSGGYGLTPGLTPYPNYAHPTAEECEEVTRLLSKVHGKVEAPKTIPAPSLEVSGCGEVPSVLDALIRTRLSAATSGTNSSRAFAGLVSKFGILKEGVGKGSVDWNRVRQADQKEVFEAIKSGGLADVKSKDIKKILQMVWEENQARREELLSSSDKAPGSANEAEGEKHAEVAKAEQNIISLDHLHLLSNDDAFNALTKYPGIGPKTASCVLLFCLQRPSFAVDTHVFRLCKWLGWVPPPGDPAGLAPGAKGTFAGPTRNSTYAHCEVRVPDHLKYPLHQLLIRHGKTCPRCRAITGESSEGWDEGCPIDHLVQRTGGRKDVGASPVKGGSAKKTKGKKKIADDYESDAESSGLSDAESSMLSDVVSDAEVELSEEEQSAAE; encoded by the coding sequence ATGGCGCGAGCCACAAGAAGCTCTGCAGCTAAAGCTGAAACTATCCAGACAGTGCCAGAGGCCAACCAGAAGCCAATGCAGCTCTCAAGTCCACCGCCTACTCCAGAGAGAGGCAATGCGCGAAAGAGGAAAGCAGTGAAAGTCGAAGATTCTCCGAAAGCTTCGACTAGCAAGGCTCCCGTCACGCCCAAAAGCACAAAACGTGCCAAAAAATCAACAGTAAAACAAGAAGACATCAATGAGCTACCGCACAACCTTGGTGCAATTCCCGACCTGCCTCCTCAAAATGAAGAGAGAAAAGGCAAAACTCCAGCAAAGAAGTCCAAGAAGCCTGCAGAGCCGAAGAAGGAAGATGTTGATGATCTTCTTGCTAAAGCCACCAAAACCACTGACGAGTCACcaaaaaagaagacaaaGGCTAAGAGtggaggctacggcctcaCTCCTGGCCTTACCCCGTACCCAAACTATGCTCATCCAACAGCCGAAGAGTGTGAAGAGGTCACAAGGCTTCTTTCAAAAGTGCACGGCAAGGTCGAGGCACCCAAGACAATACCTGCCCCATCACTCGAGGTCTCCGGGTGTGGAGAAGTACCATCTGTTCTCGATGCCCTTATCCGAACACGCCTCTCAGCAGCAACATCTGGCACAAACTCATCACGTGCGTTTGCTGGCCTGGTCTCTAAGTTTGGTATCCTGAAAGAGGGCGTCGGTAAGGGAAGTGTAGACTGGAACAGGGTGCGTCAAGCGGACCAGAAAGAGGTATTTGAGGCAATCAAGAGTGGTGGCTTGGCAGATGTCAAGAGTAAGGATATTAAAAAGATCCTACAGATGGTATGGGAAGAGAATCAAGCGCGCCGCGAAGAGCTTTTGTCCTCGTCAGACAAAGCCCCCGGCTCAGCGAACGAGGCTGAGGGCGAGAAGCATGCAGAAGTCGCGAAGGCGGAGCAAAACATTATATCACTAGACCATCTGCATTTGCTTTCAAACGACGATGCATTCAACGCGCTGACGAAATACCCCGGCATCGGCCCAAAGACCGCATCTTGCGTGCTCCTCTTCTGTCTCCAACGGCCCTCGTTCGCTGTCGATACACATGTCTTCCGTCTTTGTAAGTGGTTAGGCTGGGTACCTCCTCCAGGAGATCCTGCCGGCCTTGCACCAGGCGCAAAAGGCACATTTGCCGGGCCCACACGGAACTCAACCTATGCGCATTGCGAAGTTCGGGTTCCAGACCACCTGAAGTATCCACTACATCAACTGCTGATCAGGCATGGGAAGACGTGCCCGAGGTGTCGAGCAATTACTGGGGAGAGCAGTGAAGGATGGGATGAGGGCTGCCCGATCGACCATCTTGTTCAGAGGACTGGGGGCCGTAAAGACGTTGGCGCAAGTCCGGTCAAAGGAGGAAGCGCGAAGAAGACCAAGGGAAAAAAGAAGATCGCTGATGACTATGAGAGTGACGCAGAAAGTAGCGGATTGAGCGACGCCGAAAGCAGCATGTTAAGCGACGTGGTAAGTGACGCGGAGGTAGAGCTGTCCGAGGAAGAGCAGTCGGCTGCCGAGTGA
- a CDS encoding esterase, translated as MAHKAPLVVPALKRHTATVIVAHGLGDSGAGWIFLAENWRRRSKFEEVKFIFPNAPNIPITLNMGMSMPGWYDIKSLSTLDSRAEDEKGIIDSQKYFHSLIDEEVAKGIPANRVVIGGFSQGGAMSILSGVTYKEQLGGIFGLSCYLLLQKKIKDMIPTDNPNQQTPIFMGHGDADQVVAHKWGKLSAEELEKHGYKVDFRTYKDLVHSADPEEIDHLEAYLNQQIPPLGDDKSDTSL; from the exons ATGGCTCACAAAGCTCCACTAGTCGTTCCCGCGCTCAAGCGGCACACTGCCACTGTTATTGTTGCGCATGGGCTTGGAGATAGCGGCGCTGGCTG GATCTTTCTTGCAGAGAACTGGCGCAGGCGAAGCAAGTTTGAGGAGGTCAAATTTATCTTTCCTAATGCGCCAAACATCCCGATTACCCTG AACATGGGCATGAGCATGCCAGGATGGTACGATATCAAGTCGCTCAGCACTTTGGACAGCCGGGCAGAAGACGAAAAAGGCATCATAGACTCTCAGAAGTATTTCCACTCCCTCATCGACGAAGAGGTTGCCAAGGGCATACCCGCAAATCGCGTAGTCATCGGGGGCTTCTCCCAAGGCGGAGCCATGTCGATTCTCTCCGGTGTCACATACAAGGAACAGCTAGGAGGCATCTTCGGTCTGAGTTGCTACCTGCTGCTGCAGAAGAAGATCAAAGACATGATCCCGACAGACAACCCAAACCAGCAGACGCCCATCTTCATGGGTCACGGTGATGCTGATCAGGTAGTTGCGCACAAGTGGGGAAAGCTGAGTGCAGAAGAGCTGGAGAAGCATGGATACAAGGTTGATTTTAGGACTTACAA GGACCTCGTTCACAGCGCCGACCCTGAAGAAATCGACCACCTTGAGGCTTATCTCAACCAGCAGATACCTCCTCTCGGCGATGACAAGTCGGACACGAGCCTTTGA
- a CDS encoding Metallophos multi-domain protein, giving the protein MSTTSTSLKSARVKTRFLIISDTHSASPSDNGTNNDVSFRPPLPKADVLLHCGDLTMIGHLDEYETTLNMLESIDADLKLVIAGNHDITLDEEYYVRKGPHMHRSGYDRGLPAKARNMWTGERAKKAGVTYLDEGTHQFALQNGANLRVYASPYQPEFCDFAFPYFRNQDRFNPPHQCTPYTVPIADNPVPDFPNIDVMMTHGPPMGVLDETDRGEHVGCEHLLRAARRCKPRLYCFGHIHEGWGAQRVQWNNSDELDVKIEEHIEAAEAMHVDHETAKEGRAASVNISQGSNTAVEFGKQTLMVNASIMTVRYKPWNAPWLVDLDLEAAK; this is encoded by the exons ATGTCAACAACATCCACTTCACTAAAGTCCGCTCGTGTGAAGACTCGGTTCCTCATCATCTCTGACACTCATTCTGCTTCTCCTTCCGACAATGGCACGAACAATGACGTATCGTTCCGACCACCACTACCAAAAGCGGACGTGCTACTCCATTGCGGCGACCTGACTATGATCGGTCACCTGGACGAATATGAGACAACCCTCAACATGCTGGAGAGCATCGATGCGGATTTGAAACTTGTTATAGCTGGCAATCACGATATAACCCTCGACGAAGAGTACTACGTCAGAAAAGGCCCACACATGCATAGAAGCGGATATGATAGGGGCCTGCCAGCAAAAGCGAGAAATATGTGGACGGGCGAACGAGCTAAGAAAGCCGGTGTAACATACTTGGACGAAGGAACACACCAATTTGCGCTACAGAATGGAGCGAATCTGCGG GTTTACGCATCTCCATACCAGCCAGAGTTTTGCGACTTCGCGTTTCCCTACTTCCGAAATCAAGACCGCTTCAACCCTCCCCACCAGTGTACGCCTTATACCGTCCCCATCGCCGATAATCCTGTCCCAGATTTCCCCAACATTGACGTTATGATGACCCACGGGCCGCCCATGGGAGTCTTGGACGAGACTGATAGGGGTGAACACGTTGGTTGCGAACATCTACTACGTGCTGCTCGACGCTGCAAGCCAAGACTATACTGTTTCGGACACATACATGAAGGGTGGGGTGCGCAAAGAGTGCAATGGAACAATAGTGACGAGTTGGACGTCAAGATCGAGGAGCATATAGAAGCTGCTGAGGCTATGCATGTAGACCATGAGACGGCGAAAGAAGGGAGAGCAGCGAGTGTGAATATCAGTCAGGGTAGCAATACTGCGGTCGAATTCGGAAAACAGACTCTAATGGTCAACGCTAGCATCATGACCGTTCGGTACAAGCCTTGGAATGCGCCGTGGCTTGTTGATCTGGACCTTGAGGCAGCCAAGTGA
- a CDS encoding HLH domain containing protein, which produces MPYSNYFDNPYLNEVFDSTPDYSLTSFFDNDSFFEQPVTPVEMSSAVPSKSLRPNSTLPVTGTSTNSSQQLAQTFNPIELEPFDQPPGAFFTHHTGAHVVASEPACFSPTTTTISQTSSFCDDATQQASPSLSPHMLKRESPSSPASESESSTPKRPTRKRGRPKMDRRSTDSQLVTSPSAKSQRTKRLPHNQVERKYREGLNAELERLRNAVPILRQRDEPGHMAQPKPSKAMILASAIEYIQSIEKENELLKGENERLRCQSRGGMEGNWERRDGSLEFFKHV; this is translated from the coding sequence ATGCCGTACTCCAATTACTTCGACAATCCATACCTCAACGAAGTCTTCGACTCAACCCCCGACTACTCTCTGACTTCCTTCTTCGACAATGATTCGTTCTTTGAGCAACCAGTCACACCTGTAGAAATGTCGTCCGCTGTGCCATCGAAATCATTGAGGCCGAATTCGACATTACCGGTTACCGGCACCTCAACGAACAGCAGTCAGCAATTGGCGCAAACCTTCAATCCAATTGAGCTTGAACCATTCGACCAGCCCCCAGGTGCTTTCTTTACGCATCATACAGGGGCACATGTCGTTGCAAGCGAGCCGGCATGTTTCTCTCCAACGACGACGACTATATCACAAACATCATCCTTTTGCGATGACGCAACACAGCAAGCTTCCCCATCTCTATCGCCCCACATGCTAAAGCGCGAATCCCCATCATCACCAGCTTCGGAATCTGAGTCGTCGACCCCCAAACGCCCCACGAGGAAGCGGGGTCGACCGAAAATGGACCGCAGAAGTACCGATTCTCAACTAGTAACATCCCCATCAGCGAAGAGCCAACGCACAAAGCGCCTGCCGCACAACCAGGTCGAGCGAAAGTACCGAGAAGGTCTCAATGCAGAACTAGAGAGATTGCGAAACGCAGTTCCGATTCTGAGGCAACGCGATGAGCCCGGCCACATGGCGCAGCCCAAGCCAAGTAAAGCGATGATTCTGGCGTCTGCTATCGAGTACATTCAAAGTATAGAGAAGGAGAACGAGTTGTTGAAGGGAGAGAATGAAAGACTGAGATGTCAATCAAGAGGTGGAATGGAGGGGAACTGGGAGAGAAGAGATGGATCATTGGAGTTCTTCAAACACGTATAA